Proteins found in one Zea mays cultivar B73 chromosome 1, Zm-B73-REFERENCE-NAM-5.0, whole genome shotgun sequence genomic segment:
- the LOC115032971 gene encoding uncharacterized protein isoform X3: MGLKRPTAGAGEAAAQTITLSMSAMWDTVRAAMREAEAAALEPTQSPPISAEDGTVDGGSIPAADGAAGLTAGIFGLRL, from the exons ATGGGGCTGAAGCGGCCTACGGCGGGAGCGGGGGAGGCAGCAGCGCAGACCATCACGTTGTCCATGTCGGCCATGTGGGACACGGTGCGCGCCGCCATGAGGGAGGCCGAAGCAGCAGCACTGGAGCCAACTCAAAG CCCTCCCATCTCTGCAGAAGATGGAACCGTGGATGGAGGGAGCATTCCTGCGGCGGATGGAGCAGCGGGCCTAACTGCAG gtatcttcggactcagattatga
- the LOC115032971 gene encoding uncharacterized protein isoform X2, protein MGLKRPTAGAGEAAAQTITLSMSAMWDTVRAAMREAEAAALEPTQSCVSAVAQSTSSATALPSLQKMEPWMEGAFLRRMEQRA, encoded by the exons ATGGGGCTGAAGCGGCCTACGGCGGGAGCGGGGGAGGCAGCAGCGCAGACCATCACGTTGTCCATGTCGGCCATGTGGGACACGGTGCGCGCCGCCATGAGGGAGGCCGAAGCAGCAGCACTGGAGCCAACTCAAAG CTGTGTATCGGCTGTAGCTCAGTCGACATCTTCTGCTACAGCCCTCCCATCTCTGCAGAAGATGGAACCGTGGATGGAGGGAGCATTCCTGCGGCGGATGGAGCAGCGGGCCTAA
- the LOC115032971 gene encoding uncharacterized protein isoform X1 codes for MGLKRPTAGAGEAAAQTITLSMSAMWDTVRAAMREAEAAALEPTQRNDAAGVHLRRGAAAIFSCVSAVAQSTSSATALPSLQKMEPWMEGAFLRRMEQRA; via the exons ATGGGGCTGAAGCGGCCTACGGCGGGAGCGGGGGAGGCAGCAGCGCAGACCATCACGTTGTCCATGTCGGCCATGTGGGACACGGTGCGCGCCGCCATGAGGGAGGCCGAAGCAGCAGCACTGGAGCCAACTCAAAG AAACGACGCCGCTGGTGTCCATCTCCGGCGTGGCGCCGCCGCCATTTTCAGCTGTGTATCGGCTGTAGCTCAGTCGACATCTTCTGCTACAGCCCTCCCATCTCTGCAGAAGATGGAACCGTGGATGGAGGGAGCATTCCTGCGGCGGATGGAGCAGCGGGCCTAA